In Lolium rigidum isolate FL_2022 chromosome 7, APGP_CSIRO_Lrig_0.1, whole genome shotgun sequence, the DNA window actgtATGGCGCAACGCGGCAAGAAGTAGGAATgctgtccttcttgctaagcttgGAAATCCTTCGGATCAGATTCTctaagtccttcacaggaagttctttggagagcctctcgacatcCTCGTCACCGGCGTACATCCAAAGAGGATTTTTCCGAGCTTGCAGaggttgcactctaatcctaaggaagtaggcggtgatttggatacccgataattccttgccgcaggtgttctgaagctcacgtatgcgagtcatcagcgcctctgtcgccaatttctcttcttcggtagcttcagcgtcccaggatcggcggcgaagaatcttggttcTTCCATCAAAAGGAGCATTATTGAACTCCACTGAATCCGAGCTTTCTTCGTGTACATAGAGCCATCTCTttcgccatccttggacggagtcggggaatttgacgtcgaaataatcgacgtcaggacaaacacagataacgacgccgccgatattataggcgacgccgtgagAGCTATTACGGCgaatgcagaaaatgcgcttccacaaagcccaattaggttggaccccgatgaagcactcacacagtgtgataaaaattgacacgtggaggatggagttgggcgtcGCGCGATGCAgccgaagcccatagacaaaaaggagaccccgaagaaattcatggatagggggagaaagaccgcggatgagatggtcaacaaaccgacccgatactccatggggaggcgatggatagctctcctccttgggaagCGCGAGtgcgttctccttcttggtgaatcCTAGTTTCTTCAGCTAGATTCATATCCTGgccggagattttggatctctcccacccgCATCTTCGGCGGCCATGGCAGATTCTGGAGAGCTGTGCTTGGTCAGACGCGCGCGACGTGGCATCAATGAGCTTGGTGGCGAAGGGTGTGCGAATGGCTGGGCGCTTGAAGCAACGAGAGCAATGGAGAATCTTGCAAAGGAGAAGCAgagatgcggcgcgagcgaaagggctagaggaggaagacgatgcctctATATAGAGGTGCGCTGAGCAGACGCACCGTTGGATTGAGAATTTGCGGAATAGATGCTGTACacatggacaaggggtaaaaagtaatttcatatagacgagaaagcacagcggctacagtacgtgcgccaggaaaagcggaggacgtgtatcCCCCACTTGCACAACGTGTCAATTTGACAGGATTTTtgggcccacaaggcagagagataagcggttctcgcgttttcctGATATATTGGTCGTGGTCGTCATCGCACGGTGATGTCACCTTGGTAGAAGAAactctcggctatgaagctttgCAAAAATGGCGACACCAGAAGATTATGGtttatctcgagagcctttgatcaaatacaagtttttgctcaaatgctcgggggctactttgaaaaaaagaAACGTTCGaatatggcaaaatagaaatggcgcgagcctatgaccaaacgcaagtatttgttcatagcctcgggggctactcccatcgggagcgctgttcgcgcacccgatagatataaaacctCGAGAAAAAAGACAATATAGTGACATGAGGCAttagaatgttgagcctacaaccaagcacacgtccttggctgtagcctcgggggctactcccatcgggaacgctgttcgcgtgcccgatgaaactataaaaaaaagagagaaaagagagaagagaaagaaagaaaggagtgagtatatttcgagttatacaaataactctacatatactcccatcgggaaggcaatataagtcatacattgactcaataaaatgtgctattcaaacagccgaataagcactcgacaatatattctcagaacgccaaagatgCGAACggtttcgaatgccgcaaaactttgcgaaggtaagaccccgcatccattctcgtggcgtggcgccgtctcgacgtcggtttgctactttttccgtatcaacggatacgaagaaaaatcctaacggacgcgttaggtacccgataaatatgaccgggactcgacggaatggtaagaccttaagcggcaccggtCGAAGTTTACatcgagtatcccgagatcatgtccggggacgtgattttgaagtaggtttttgcggattgccactagagcagcttaactagtaccgatccgtcggatgaactagccccaactaccattatcccctgtacaatatagaaattcatatgcaaagatatgtgataaagttcgGAGTTaacgaataaatataaaggtggagattttccttgactctacgattcaaacaaaatctcgggggctactgacataggcatccccaatgggcctgccgaagaagatacccagggtttactaaaggcccatgacccgaaggataagaagattcggaagcccaagatactgttaaggaaagttagagttgtaataggaagcattattcgtaatcttgcgggacgggttagaaaccctcccggactctgtaaacatgtatgttacgaaaccctcggctccacctcctatataagggggagtcgagggacaaagaaagaaatcgaatcattgtctcacaaaccctagttcttacattgtcgagtacttttcggctgaaaccttcgagatctacttgccctctacatccaacgaaaccctagtctactacttgtaggcattgacaagttaataccttgtcacctggcTCTCCTCTTCTCCCCTTCTAGTTTTCTCCACACCCAAGATCCGGGCCGTCAGgcccctcccctctcttctccggCGGCTGCCGGCGTTGAGGTAGGGTGAGGGACCCGCCCCTGTACAGCTGTAGAGTAGGGTTCCTAGTTTAGTGTCCCTCCGTGGCGTCTGGCTTCATGCCTGCAGGTCGGGCTCCGTCGTCCCCGAGCGACGGCGGTGGCTTCTTGGTCTTCCTCTACCTCATCTTGGTGCTCCGATGGCAGGAGCCAGTCCTGGAGATCTAGAAGGCCAAGTATCTGCTCAATAAGCTCGATGAGCTCCGCAGATCTGGGGAGCTCTTCCCGGATTCCCGCAAGTGATTTTGGTGGTCATCCGATGAGGCTAAAGCGACGATAGGGGATTCTCCTTTGGCCGACCGTGGATGCGTGGGAAGGAGATGAAGATgtgttcttgcttttgcatcGGCGAGGGTGGCTACATGTTGGTTGCCTACGAGGTGCTTTGGAGCCGCGATTTCCATTCAAGCGGAACACATGACGCTCGCTTTGGCGTCGTGATTTTCGGCGAAAGGGCGGCCCGTCTTCTACCTCCAATGCGGAGGCATCATCCGGATCCGATCTGTCGCGTGCTCAACGCCGCAACGCCCCCAAGTGGTACGTCCCCGGTGGTGCTCGCGGTGGCCGGCGGCTTCGGTTCGTCGTCGGAGTAGGGCCCTCGAGCGCACTGCCCTCAGacctcggcggcgacgcctggAGGTCACCGGCGATCTGTGGCGGAGGTGCCAAGGGACTTGATTGCTTTCTTATCTTTCTTCCCAAGGTGCTTTTTTAACTTTGGAGGCCCTTTCTTCAAATAGTTGGTTCTTAGTGCGAGTGATGCTTAAGGGACTATCCTGTAAATTGTATCTGCCACGTTTAATATAATGCAGCTCTCTGGGGTCTGCGTGACCCCTtctttgtgcaaaaaaaaaaaaaaaggattgcAAACACATATATTTTGTCACTAGACGCTCCATTCCGAAGCAAGCCCCCGAACGgccaaaccccaaatcccaacccCGAAATGGCCGCCACCGACGCCGCGAAGCTCTCCGTCTCCGGCCAGGCCTTCGCGGCGCTCCTCGACTGCTGTGGGAACGCCGCCGGCGACTGCGACGGTCTGCTCTTCGGCCGCGCCGTCCGCCCCCCGCCCCCTCCCCCATCCTtcttcgacgacgacgacgacgcccccacCTCCTCCGCCCCAACCCTAACCATCTCCATCACCGGCCACGCCTCGCTCGCCCAACCCGCCTCCCTCTCCGACGCCCTCGGCCGCTTCCACCCCTACTCCCCCGGCCGTCCGGACGCCGTCGGCTTCTTCTCCTCCCGCCGCAGCGCGACGCTCCGCCCCTCCATGCGAGAGGCCGCCGTCGCCCGCTCCCTCTCCAAATCCCTACCCCGCGCCCAACCCCTCGTGCTCGTCCTCTTGgccccctccgcctcctccaaCCTCTCCACTCACTCCTTCGACTACCGCGCTTTCCTGTTGGTCGATTCCCTCTTCGTCCCCGCCTCCCTCCAGGTCGTCAACGTGGGTCCTGGCTTTTGGGGCCAGTATCACACCTTCGCGGCGGAGTCGCCAATGCCGTGGATGCCTCGGCCGCCGGCAAGGGATTACGGCCTCGGGGAGAAGAAGGCGATGGATCGGATGACGCAGGGGTTCGGGCCGAGCAGATTACAGGCGATGCTGACTTCGGCCAGTGGGTACACAACCGAGGTGGAGGAGTTGTACTCTGGGATGCTAAGAAAGCTGGATGGGCTTGCTCGGGAGACGGAGAACAGCGGTCGTCACGCGCGCCATCAGGTGGTAGTTGCCTTTGCTTGTTGTGTTTCTGTTAAACTGATGTGTTTGTCTGTGGAGACGCCACATGTACACTCTCCCGCACTGCAATAAGCTTGAGCCATGGGCGGCAGACCCTAGCCCAGGCGACCTTGCAGCGCCCGCCAGAGCAGGTGACGTCGGCCGCCCACAACCACGCACGTCGAATCTTGTCGACGGCCTTCACCAGCCACACCGGCGGGGCGAAGACCGAGAAGAGGTAGGTCGGCAGCGCCGAAAGGACAGCCTTGAGGAGCGCCAAGCGGCCGGCGTGCGAGAAAAGGCGAAGCTTCCATCGCGCCAGACGGCTCCCCAGCTTGTCGATGAGAGGCTGGAAGTCAATACGCCGCGGGCGGCGGAAACCGAGCGGCAGGCCCAAGTACCGGCAAGGGAAGGAGCCCATAGCGGCTCCCAGCGGCGACGCAATGGCTGCAAGGTCAAGCACATCAGTTTAACAGAAACGCAATGGCTGCAAGGTCAAGCCAGGCCATATTTAACACGACTCTTTGCAAGGGTTACCGTGCACATATTTGGAAGATTACGAATCGGAGAAATTATGTCTTTTTAGTCTGCAGTATGTCTTCTCTCTCTTTAACAAAATTTGCAATTGGCCAGCATATCTCACGAGGTAGCTTAGTGAAAGTGGTAGAGTGGGAAATCATACCTCCTGTAGAAGAGCCAGGTGGTAAGTGAGCTGGGAATGGTAGATAATATACATTCTACACACATCCTGTTAGAAGGCTCATATCAAAGGACATCTCGATGTTTTGTGTCATAAATCTAACATTTGAAGCTACCAGAAGTCAAAATAGAGTGGTAATTTCCTTCCGCTGCATGATCTTGGTGCTAGAAATGGAAGGTATATCATACTTGAGTTTAAGGTAGAGTAGTTACACATACAAGCTATGTTATTTTTGGGTGTAAGTCTTGCCCTATAGCAAGTATTGTGCAATGTACAGTTGCGACTAAACTACTGAAGTGTGCATTAATGTTGGACTTGAACTTGTGCCATTTTTTGGTTTTCAATTGAAATAGTTATAAATCCTTGGTGCTGTTGTTCATGGTTAGTAAATTGGTCCACATGAGTGCACCTGTTTGGAACTTGGTGGTTTTTGAATGGGCTATAAAAAACCACTATCCATGTTGTTTGTGTGTGAAGGGGGCATCAGGACATGAACTAGAAAGAGTACAGACGTTTTTTACTGAATAATTTAGGGGTGCATACGGCGCTACAGGCTGCATGTATCTGTGGAGCTGGTCGCCGTATGACCAGGCTCCGCGTGCTTGCTTGCTATCATTCCCAGTACTTCAACGATGCTTGTAGATTGATTGGTGTACCAgatataattgttattttgcatgTACTGGAATAACTTTAATACTGCACTTCAGTTTTAATAGGATGCATCTTTGTATGTTATTCTTTTCATTTTGCTGTTGCTCTCCCTACCAGTTCACCCCTTTTGATCACCAGTTTTGCAAGAATTATCTTTAGATATGTTACTTACATCAACACTAAACGATTTCTTACCATGTCTGCGCTAATATTTTTGCAGGAATACAAGAACTCATTGCTAAGGAGACAAATTGCCAGGCTGAATTAAGGGCAGAGATCTTGTCATCAGCAAGGTACAGCTGACCTGCCCATTACTTTGTCTGATGTGTGTAATGTTTATTCTGAATCATCCTGCTATTTGGCTACTCGAACCTTTTGCAATCTCACTTGGTGTCTTCCTATTCCTTTGCTATTAGTTGATTCCGGATCATTCTACAGCATCACCCAATCAATTCTGATCTTCTTCTATTTGTATCTTACTTATTTGTTTGCACATGTGTGTTGTACTGACACAAGTATCTTGTTTTTCATGTACTCTCAGTCTCCATCTATATTTTTCTGTGTAGTGGTGTAAGATATGCTACTTGTGATCCTTCATAAGGAGGATCTTGAACCTGAATTTCTCAACATGGAACAGATTTGATCATGAATTTCGTAAAAGCTGGTTATGATTTTCTGTTCATTTTGGTTGGCAGCTGTGTACAGGCTCCAAGGAAGGTCTCAAGATTTGAAGCCAGGATCATTGAACTGTGTTGAGAAGCGTCTGCCTATTTCTTCCTCTTTTTGACTGGGTCCTCTTTTGGACTTCCACCATGGTGTGCTTATTCCTCGAAAAAAACCCCATGGTGTGCTTGTTCTTGTGAACAGTTAGATTCAGGCGGTTCGAAGATGCAGAAACCAGGATAGTGACGGTGAAACCAGCTATATTTTGCATGCAAGTATGAGACTTGGCATCATTTTGCAACTGCCCACTTTGGTAGGCACATGACTAGTGCTCCGTGTATGCAGTTCAGCAGATTCAAGTCTAATTTGGATTTGCTTTACCGATACAGGCTGTAGTGTATGTGTGCTGTGACTTGTGAGTTGTGAGTGCGACTTCACGCTGGTTGCCCAATCGACGTCAACCGAATCGGAGCATGCTTAAACATGATGTTCCTCTCTTTCAAATCAAATGTAAAAGCTGGGTTGTACTTCGCTTCTTGATTGATCAATATAAATATGATGATATTTCTCGAAACGAAAGCTTAGCTTATGTGATGGTCACCTTTATGTGATCGCTTATTTTCAAGTGTCAAGTTCAAAATCAAGTCTAGTGCTGTACAATTTTTTGTTCAGCAAAAAACCAACTCGACAATTCTGTATTAGGAGCATCGACCATTTGAACAGAAAAAAAATCCGGAGCTTGGAAAATGGAAACATCTCTCCTTGATGGCCCCGCTTGCAAGAGGCgcatcttcttttttttttgttgagaaactGGCGCATCTTATTCTTGCGAAGGAAGCTTTTGCAGGTAGCGAATACCTGACATTTCCAGGGACAAAATCGtaaaagaacaagtatccacccaTCTCCACCGTCCCTTTCTTCCTCCCGGTCTCCTCCCTCTTTCGGTGTTGGGATTCCTCCTTTCTTCCCGGacgcccgcctccgcctccgcctcccggatcgCAATTCCGCATCCGTCCGCCGCCGCAACGCCAGCCAGCTCGGGCCCCATGGCGCGGCGATCCGccccgctcctccgccgcctcctctcctccccgcCCCCTCTCcccggccacggcggcggcggcgcgcgccgcaCGGTGACCTACATGCCGCGCCCGGGCGACGGCACGCCGCGCCCCGTCACGCTCATCCCGGGCGACGGCATCGGTCCCCtcgtcaccggcgccgtgcagcaGGTCATGGAGGCCATGCACGCGCCGCTCTACTTCGAGTCCTACGACGTCCACGGCAACATGCCCGCCGTGCCGCCCGCCGTCATCGACTCCATCCGCCGCAACAAGGTCTGCCTCAAGGGCGGCCTCGCCACCCCCGTCGGCGGGGGCGTCTCCTCCCTCAACATGCAGCTCCGCAAGGAGCTCGACCTCTACGCCTCGCTCGTCAACTGCGCCAACGTACCGGGACTGCCCACCAGGCACAAGAACGTCGACATCGTCGTCATCAGGGAGAACACCGAGGGCGAGTACTCGGGACTCGAGCACGAGGTCGTGCCCGGGGTCGTAGAGAGCCTCAAGGTATGCCTAATTCCGcacctctccctccctctctgtaTGTCTGTCTGTTGTTTAGAGGATCAACCTCAGTCCTTCACCAGTGCAGTGGTTGATGCCTGATGTGATTCTCGGTGTCCTTATGTCTCGTGACCAAATTCCTGATCGCTATTGCCGGTACATTGTATACGATCATTAGATTTTGCAGATCACTTCTAGTTCATGGTTGAGAGGAGAGTTTCCTATTGCGAAGTTGTCACTATCCGAGTAGATCACATGATTTATCCTTGACAAAGTGATTgatgccggaaaggtttttacctTGATGTATGTAAAATTGAGCTATCTGAATTTGTTAGCATGATAAGATGCTTTTCAAAATTGCTTGGTAGTTTATTTAATCGTATTCATGCCTCACAAGGCTGAAACTGGGAATTGGGGGTACAGTTGGTTGTGCATCTAGGTACACCTGTTGCAGTGGTTGATGCCTGATGTGATTCTCGGTGACCTTATGACTCGTGACCGAATTCCTGATCGCTATTGCCAGTACATTGTATACGATTATTCGAGTAGATCACATGATTTATCCTCGACAAAGTGATGCCGGAAGGTTGTTAGCCTGATATATGTAAAATTGAGCTATCTGAATTTGTCAACATGATAAGATGCTTCTCAAAATTGCTTGGTAGTTTATTTAATCGCATTCATGCCTCACAAGGTTGAAACTGGGAATTGGGGGCACAGTTGGTTGTGCATCTAGGTAGACCTGTGAAATGCTGAATCAAAATTTGCCGCCCCCATTATGGATGAAATGATGCCCTTTCACTAGCGAAAAGAACGGTTCAATGTTTCCCATGTGCTTCAATTATCAAATCTTGAGATGTAACTTAGGAGGTTTCTAATAAATAATTGAATTAATTGGTCGGTGTTTGCCAGGTAAGCACTGCAGTTGTACTAAGTATGAGTTTCAGCAATTTCCTCATTTATTGAGAACTTAAGAGTAGCGTGTTAATAGAAATGCGCCGTCGCCTGGTAAATGCTTTGATATTACTACAATGAGTTTGAGTAATTTTCTAGTTTATTCAGAAATTAGAATATTGTTCTGATATCATGCATTTGTGGTTGACATAGATCCAAagcttctcattaaatttaattcATTCATGATGGCATAATAAGTACCAAACACTCTAGGCCTTCTGTAGAATCTGCTGCTGTTACTATTTGGCCAAATCGTGATACAGTTTTCCATGAAGCTGCTATCATGATTTATGGGTGTGTTTATTCTAGCCAATACTAATAGCCAATAGGCTCTGCTGGCTACAAATAAGTCGATGGGGTTAGGTTATTATCTATTCACCTATAAATTTTCTTGAGCATATGATGTGAAAAATACATGAATATCACGGGGTTAGCGTGCTTTCCGTTAATTATCAAGTAGATCTAGTCATCTAGATATGTTGAAAATGTGCTTATTTCTTGCATTTTGTTGTCTTGTAAGCCTATGAGCAACGTCTTGTCTGTCTTGACTTTCTGTGTGAGtttattcaagaaactataagtgAAAATATAATTGCTCAGCATGTGCATTCCTTTTCAGTTTGTCCTCTAGATTTTTTTTCCTTGTTACTGCCACTGATTCGAGTTTTTAGGTGATCACGAAGTTTTGCTCTGAGAGGATTGCCAAATATGCTTTTGAGTATGCTTACCTCAACAACCGAAAGAAAGTCACAGCAGTGCATAAAGCAAACATCATGAAGCTTGCTGATGGCTTGTTCTTGGAGTCCTGCCGTGAGATTGCCGCAAAATATCCTAGTATTGAGTACAATGAAATCATTGTTGACAATTGctgtatgcaacttgtttcaaaGCCTGAACAATTTGATGTTATGGTATGCATCTAATCATCCTGGTATTCCCAAATGTTTCTTTCAAGTATGCCATTCCTTGGGGTTACCTGCAGGTTTCCTAACTTGCATCTTTTGATTGTTTTGGTAGGTTACACCCAATCTTTATGGTAACTTGGTTGCCAACACAGCTGCAGGTCTTGTTGGAGGAACTGGTGTTATGCCTGGAGGTAAGAATTTAGTCTGTATTTGTTTATGTGGTCAGTTCTTCATACATACAATTAACATGCCAACACTTTTTTCTTCCTGGAATTCACGATTATTTTCTGGTCGCTGATTAGTGTATTTGGTGCTATAGTACAGTGTTTTAGGCTTTTACATATGTTTAATGCTCGTTTTCTTTTGGAATAATGACTGACATTTGATGATGTCCCCCTTTTCATGAGATGTTAGAACCACATGTATGTATTTTTTAAGCAAACTCAAGTTTGAGGTCTTTGATCTATGTATGCTGCATCACGTTGCAGGCAATGTGGGCCAGGACCATGCCATCTTCGAGCAAGGTGCTTCTGCAGGAAATGTGGGAAATGACAATCTTGTCGAGCAGCAGAGAGCAAACCCTGTCGCCCTGCTTCTATCGTCTGCCATGATGCTGAGGCATTTGCAGTTCCCATCGTTTGCAGACCGTCTGGAAACTGCAGTGAAGCGTGTCGTTGAGGAAGGCCGATACAGAACAAAGGATCTGGGCGGCGACAGCACGACCCAGGAAGTTACTGATGCAGTTATTGCTAATCTGGCTTAGATACCTGATGCAGGCCTGAAGAATCTATTCTTTTGGGGGGCTGGTTTACAAGTCCCACCCAACTCCCGAGCGTTATTTTTCCGTACAGCATTAGATCGTCTATTCTGTTTCAAAATAATTGAGGAACCCACCAGGATTTTTCTTGTCACGATACTTTGTAGCAGGGTAAACGCCTTGCATTGCAGGGTGAATCTGACATACATGGAAAGTTTATTGTCAGTTCTGGTTCATGGTTATCATCACTGCATGAACCCGGATCTGTTATTCTGAATTATCATCTGAGACTTTGCATGGTTATGCAAGGTCG includes these proteins:
- the LOC124669254 gene encoding uncharacterized protein LOC124669254; protein product: MAATDAAKLSVSGQAFAALLDCCGNAAGDCDGLLFGRAVRPPPPPPSFFDDDDDAPTSSAPTLTISITGHASLAQPASLSDALGRFHPYSPGRPDAVGFFSSRRSATLRPSMREAAVARSLSKSLPRAQPLVLVLLAPSASSNLSTHSFDYRAFLLVDSLFVPASLQVVNVGPGFWGQYHTFAAESPMPWMPRPPARDYGLGEKKAMDRMTQGFGPSRLQAMLTSASGYTTEVEELYSGMLRKLDGLARETENSGRHARHQEYKNSLLRRQIARLN
- the LOC124676612 gene encoding isocitrate dehydrogenase [NAD] regulatory subunit 1, mitochondrial-like isoform X1 encodes the protein MARRSAPLLRRLLSSPPPLPGHGGGGARRTVTYMPRPGDGTPRPVTLIPGDGIGPLVTGAVQQVMEAMHAPLYFESYDVHGNMPAVPPAVIDSIRRNKVCLKGGLATPVGGGVSSLNMQLRKELDLYASLVNCANVPGLPTRHKNVDIVVIRENTEGEYSGLEHEVVPGVVESLKVITKFCSERIAKYAFEYAYLNNRKKVTAVHKANIMKLADGLFLESCREIAAKYPSIEYNEIIVDNCCMQLVSKPEQFDVMVTPNLYGNLVANTAAGLVGGTGVMPGGNVGQDHAIFEQGASAGNVGNDNLVEQQRANPVALLLSSAMMLRHLQFPSFADRLETAVKRVVEEGRYRTKDLGGDSTTQEVTDAVIANLA
- the LOC124676612 gene encoding isocitrate dehydrogenase [NAD] regulatory subunit 1, mitochondrial-like isoform X2, with product MARRSAPLLRRLLSSPPPLPGHGGGGARRTVTYMPRPGDGTPRPVTLIPGDGIGPLVTGAVQQVMEAMHAPLYFESYDVHGNMPAVPPAVIDSIRRNKVCLKGGLATPVGGGVSSLNMQLRKELDLYASLVNCANVPGLPTRHKNVDIVVIRENTEGEYSGLEHEVVPGVVESLKFCSERIAKYAFEYAYLNNRKKVTAVHKANIMKLADGLFLESCREIAAKYPSIEYNEIIVDNCCMQLVSKPEQFDVMVTPNLYGNLVANTAAGLVGGTGVMPGGNVGQDHAIFEQGASAGNVGNDNLVEQQRANPVALLLSSAMMLRHLQFPSFADRLETAVKRVVEEGRYRTKDLGGDSTTQEVTDAVIANLA